TGCAGATTCCATCCAAGATGCCCAAGAGCTATGGATATATGCTCCAGGAAAGAGCCAGAGCTTGTTGAGGTGGAGAGAAATCACTTCGTTGCATGTCATCTGTATGGAGGTAGTGCATGATGTCCCCAATTCTCTCAACTGAAGGACTAAGAGTTTACTTCAAGGGAGCTGGACTATTCAGGAGCTCTCCTTCAGTTAGGGCGGTAGATGGTGTGAGTATAAACGTCGGGGAAGGAGAGGTGTTGGGAATTGTTGGGGAAAGCGGCTCTGGAAAAACAACATTGGGAAAAGCGGTAATAAGGCTCATAGAGCCAACTGGAGGAAAGCTAATTTTCATGGGAATGGAAATAACCCATACCAAGGAGAAGGAGCTGAGGAGACTAAGAAAGAGCATGCAGATCGTCCACCAAGATCCCTATTCCAGCCTGAATCCGAGAATGAGAATAATAGATATTGTTGGCAGACCTCTTGAAGTGCATGAATTAGTCAAGAGCGAGAAGGAGAAAAGAGAAGCAGTTGCAGAGCTTCTCAGGAAGGTGGGTCTAAGCGAGTCTCTGCTCTATAGATACCCCCACGAGCTATCTGGAGGGCAGAGGCAGAGAGTCTCTGTTGCAAGAGCAATAGCTCCCGCGCCAAAGCTCATAGTTCTCGATGAGCCAACTAGTGCTCTGGACGTAAGCGTCCAGGCCCAACTTCTGAATCTTCTCAGGAATCTTAGGAGAGAAATGGGGGTATCCTATCTCTTCATAAGCCACGACCTCTCCGTTGTTTACTATATGAGCGATAGAATAGCTGTAATGTATGCAGGCAAGATTGTAGAGAGCGGCTCAGCAGATGATGTCTTCTTCAACCCACTTCACCCATATACAAGCCTATTGCTCAAGAGCATACCACAGCCAGATCCCAGGAAAAAAATAGAGATATTAGCAGAGGGGGAGCCGCCAAATCCAGCTTCTCCTCCTCCAGGATGCAGATTCCATCCAAGATGCCCAAGAGCTATGGATATATGCTCCAGGAAAGAGCCAGAGCTTGTTGAGGTGGAGAGAAATCACTTCGTTGCATGTCATCTGTATGGAGGTAGTGCATGATGTCCCCCGAGCCGCTTCCAATCCTAATAAGAGGAGGGAAAGTGTATTCTCCGGAACCAAGAGGAACGCAGGATCTGCTTATCTGGGGAGGGAAAATAGCTTTAATGAGAGAGCAAATCGATGAAAGGGATTTAGAGAGGGCCCTGGGAAGGATCGAGGTAATAGATGCAGAGGAAAAACTGATCGTTCCTGGGCTAATAGACCAGCATGTTCATATAAATGGAGCCGGCGGCGAGGGTGGGCCTCTCTATAGAACTCCCCCTGTTAGAGCCCAAGATCTCCTCAGCTCTGGAATAACCACAGTTGTTGGACTGCTAGGCACAGATGGAATAACGAGATCTCTCAGAGATCTCCTCATGAAGGCCAGGCAGCTAACACTGGAAGGAGTGACAGCTTACATCTATACAGGTTCCTATCAGGTACCTTCCCCCACATTAACAGGCTCCATATCATCGGATATAATACTGATAGAAGAGGTTCTGGGAGTGAAAATAGCTCTCTCGGACCACAGATCAAGCCATCCAAACAAGGAGGAGGTTCTCAGGATAGCAAGCGAGGCAAGAGTTGGGGGAATTCTAAGCGGGAAGGCAGGGGTGGTCCATGTGCACATGGGGGAAGAGAGAACCAGGTTCAGTATCTTGATAGAGATAGCAGATGAAACTGACATCCCAATTACCCAGTTTGCTCCAACACATGTTAACAGAAGCAGAGAAGTCCTAGAGAGCTCGCTGGAGTTCGGAAGGAGAGGAGGATTTTTGGATGTTACAACAGGAGTTTCCAAGAAGAGCGGGTTCAGCAGATCTGTCAAGCCTTCCGAAGCGATACAGTTCCTATTGAAGAACGGAATATCTCCATATAGGATAACAATGAGCAGTGATGGAAACGGGAGCATGCCGGAATTTGACGAGAGCGGAAGACTCCTTCGCGTTTTGGTCTCTCCTGTGGATTCCCTTCTAAATGAGCTGAGGGATCTGGTATTAGTTGAGGGAATTAAGCTGGAGGATGCATTGAGGTTTTCTACAGCTAATGTGGCAGAGCACTTGATGCTGAAGGGAAAAGGAAAAGTTGAGAGAGGCTATGATGCCGATCTGCTTATTCTTGATGAGAATTCCTTGAAACCAATGGCAGTTATATCCCAAGGGGAGCTGAGATTTTCCACGCTGAAAAAATGAAAGCATGCTCATCCTTCAACTTCATCGGTGAGAGAAACATTGACAAGCCTCTGAACCCCACCTATTTTCTCTATTATCCTGACAACTGCCGATGGAACTAGATTCCTCCACTCCACTCCATTGAGCATTTTTTCTCTTATCCTTTTTCCACTGTATTCGCCTCTCATGAACATCGGCGGAACTAGAACTTGGTACCCCCTCTCCTTGAAAAGCCTAACAACGAGAGGATTTCTCGATGCTGCTCCATCGAAGGGTGGCAGAAGTGACTCTAGGTAAGTTACCCACACACTATTGTATGATATATCTGGAACTGGAACAACCATTACCCTCCTTCTATCAATCTTCTCCTCATCAAGTGACTCAATGAACATGAGCATCCTCTCTCCTGCAGTGAAAGGATTCTCGAGGGTGTGGCTCTTCTGCGCGCTCCCTATTGCTACTATCACCTCATCTGCCCTCTCGAGAAGCCATTTGATGACTTCAATATGACCTCTATGCACCGGCTGGAACCTTCCAGGAAACACTATTCTTCTCAATCTCTCAGCTACTTCAGACAAATCAGATCACCTACCTTTATGCCAAACCTCTCTGCGAAGTTACCCTTGTTAATTGAGAGTTCCAAAAAACCAAAGCTATTGATATACGCCGCCATCTCCCCCTCAGGTACTAGGCTGAAGGTTCTGCTCACTGTGGCCTTTCCCACCTCTTGATTGCTGATCTTCACGTCCAATTTACCCAAAGAAAGCACATGTTCCGCTTCTTCCTCAGCTGCAGACAAGACTGTGTCTCCAAACGAATCAATGTATATAACTTTGAAGCACCTCCACTCTCCAGACATCTCTGACCACCTTAGGGAAAGCCTCTTGAGGCTTTTCACATCAATTTTTTCCGCAAACTTTTCAACCTCCTCCTCGAGCGACAGCCTGGCTGAAGCAGGAGCAAAAACATCTCTTCCATGGAAAGTTGATGAGACCTGCCAGAAAGAAACTCTGTGCTCATCTATAGCATAGGCCTCAATCTCCTCAGCTCCCTCAGCAATGGGCCACAAGAGGCCGTTGTCTGGACCAACAAAATATCTATCTCCCACTCTCAGGATAATACCCCTCCTTTCGCCTCCAACACCAGGATCCACAACTGAGACATATATCGAGTTCTCGGGATACCAGAGATAGGATGTATAGAGCACATATGCTCCACAAACGATGCAGAAGTGCTGAATGCCATGGGTGAGATCTTCTATTATAGCGCTTGGATTTATCCTTTTTATGGCAGCTTTCATGAGGGAAGCATAGGGATCCCTGGTGCCAAAGTCTGAGAGAAGCACTATGGTCCTCATATCATTTCACAATGAAAAATTGGAAGCCTTGAGTTAAAAGGTTGACTAGAAATCATTCTATTATCCTATGCAGCAGCTTGAGAGCAACCAGTATGGAAACAACATCGAAGATAACAATATTCAGCATATCCCACCCTATGGAATATGATCCATCAACAAGAAGGGATCTAAGGGCATTAACTGTATAGGTGAGCGGATTCACCTCAGCGAGCAGTTGAATTGCTTTGGGCATGACGTTTATTGGATAGAGAGCGTTGCTTGCGAAGAAGAGAGGCATTGTTATGGCACCGATTATCCCCATGAATCTCTCCCTCGTCTTGAGACCTGAAGCAATCAGAATTGAGAGAGCAGTGAAGCCCATGCTGGCTATTATTAGAACGATATATCCCAAGATAAGCTTCAGAGGATCCGATGTTATCTTCGCTCCAACTGCCACTGCAGCCAGGAGAACGATGATATATTGCGTAGATGCTCTGAGCCCTCCGGCTAGCGATCTTCCAATTACTATGAAGCTCCTCGGAATTGGAGAGGAAAGAAGTCTCTTGAGCACTCCAGACTCTCTCTCAAATACAAGCATGATTCCATAGGATAGTGAAATGAACGTCGAGGACTGCAGAATGACTCCTGGAGAGATGAATGTGATGTAGTCTCCAGTAGATGGAAAGGCCCTCACCCTCGCCATTACGCTTCCGAAAATCGCTATCCAAAATATGGGCTGCACAGCTCTCGTAAAAAGCTCAATGGGATCATGAGAAATTCTCCTTAGCTCCAGCTCTGCCATAGCAATTATTGTTTCAAGCCTCTTCATCTCCAGCTTCATCATCCTCCCCTCCTTATCATCTTCCTCTCGCTTACAAGCTCCTTTATGTTTCCACTCTCCTCGGTTATCCTCTTTCCAGTTAGAGCAATGAAGGCCTCATCCAAGGTAGCTTCCTGAACTTTTATTTCCCTTATTTTTATTCCTCTACTCTGCATGAAGGAGATTATAGAGGGGAGAATACTGAAAGCTCCTCTAGCAACGATCTCTATTTCATCTCCCTGAATTTTCTCGACCCTAATGTTGTCTATCTTCAGCAGAAGATCACTTGTTCCATCTATCTGCCTATCCAACCTCATGGAAATTCTGTCCCCTCCTGCAGATGCCTTAAGCTCTTCAGGTGTTCCTGTCTGGATTATTTTACCTGAGACAATTAGACTGACAAAATTGGCGTATTTGTCTGCCTCATCCATGTAGTGCGTTGCAAAGAATATGGTAGTGCCAAATTCCTTCTTATAT
The Fervidicoccaceae archaeon genome window above contains:
- a CDS encoding SAM-dependent chlorinase/fluorinase, whose amino-acid sequence is MRTIVLLSDFGTRDPYASLMKAAIKRINPSAIIEDLTHGIQHFCIVCGAYVLYTSYLWYPENSIYVSVVDPGVGGERRGIILRVGDRYFVGPDNGLLWPIAEGAEEIEAYAIDEHRVSFWQVSSTFHGRDVFAPASARLSLEEEVEKFAEKIDVKSLKRLSLRWSEMSGEWRCFKVIYIDSFGDTVLSAAEEEAEHVLSLGKLDVKISNQEVGKATVSRTFSLVPEGEMAAYINSFGFLELSINKGNFAERFGIKVGDLICLK
- a CDS encoding ABC transporter ATP-binding protein, with translation MSPILSTEGLRVYFKGAGLFRSSPSVRAVDGVSINVGEGEVLGIVGESGSGKTTLGKAVIRLIEPTGGKLIFMGMEITHTKEKELRRLRKSMQIVHQDPYSSLNPRMRIIDIVGRPLEVHELVKSEKEKREAVAELLRKVGLSESLLYRYPHELSGGQRQRVSVARAIAPAPKLIVLDEPTSALDVSVQAQLLNLLRNLRREMGVSYLFISHDLSVVYYMSDRIAVMYAGKIVESGSADDVFFNPLHPYTSLLLKSIPQPDPRKKIEILAEGEPPNPASPPPGCRFHPRCPRAMDICSRKEPELVEVERNHFVACHLYGGSA
- a CDS encoding nicotinamide-nucleotide adenylyltransferase — translated: MSEVAERLRRIVFPGRFQPVHRGHIEVIKWLLERADEVIVAIGSAQKSHTLENPFTAGERMLMFIESLDEEKIDRRRVMVVPVPDISYNSVWVTYLESLLPPFDGAASRNPLVVRLFKERGYQVLVPPMFMRGEYSGKRIREKMLNGVEWRNLVPSAVVRIIEKIGGVQRLVNVSLTDEVEG
- a CDS encoding oligopeptide ABC transporter ATP-binding protein produces the protein CRFHPRCPRAMDICSRKEPELVEVERNHFVACHLYGGSA
- a CDS encoding ABC transporter permease — protein: MKLEMKRLETIIAMAELELRRISHDPIELFTRAVQPIFWIAIFGSVMARVRAFPSTGDYITFISPGVILQSSTFISLSYGIMLVFERESGVLKRLLSSPIPRSFIVIGRSLAGGLRASTQYIIVLLAAVAVGAKITSDPLKLILGYIVLIIASMGFTALSILIASGLKTRERFMGIIGAITMPLFFASNALYPINVMPKAIQLLAEVNPLTYTVNALRSLLVDGSYSIGWDMLNIVIFDVVSILVALKLLHRIIE
- the iadA gene encoding beta-aspartyl-peptidase; translated protein: MSPEPLPILIRGGKVYSPEPRGTQDLLIWGGKIALMREQIDERDLERALGRIEVIDAEEKLIVPGLIDQHVHINGAGGEGGPLYRTPPVRAQDLLSSGITTVVGLLGTDGITRSLRDLLMKARQLTLEGVTAYIYTGSYQVPSPTLTGSISSDIILIEEVLGVKIALSDHRSSHPNKEEVLRIASEARVGGILSGKAGVVHVHMGEERTRFSILIEIADETDIPITQFAPTHVNRSREVLESSLEFGRRGGFLDVTTGVSKKSGFSRSVKPSEAIQFLLKNGISPYRITMSSDGNGSMPEFDESGRLLRVLVSPVDSLLNELRDLVLVEGIKLEDALRFSTANVAEHLMLKGKGKVERGYDADLLILDENSLKPMAVISQGELRFSTLKK